A genomic window from Levilactobacillus yonginensis includes:
- a CDS encoding MBG domain-containing protein: MRQKVANQNAKKNFILYKGHTGWKIKTRLFGTLLVGLSAVAIAESTGTVDVHAATGDAPVTDTSSSPAPATSGSATLGSSKTDGTTPTPTAPATTTPTGTAPTNAAPAAESYSINAESGDIPAGDPAASATAAATTSAKQYQTLTPDQSMTVGKTDGSGVTLSGSQVQDHFTNWVENLNTSGDNSPKISAANTSSQAADAKGVWQLTTGQPHTYISPDMPDFPMKGVKGQEVAHVAFENEIDFSHNFTMDGALGIGTKTSGGADGIGIVFAPGDPEYATTGKSGGNLGLGGLNNAFAFVFDDFHNSGSDTSGVTDPGTGAYFGWRSTNGSGVIQNVNDSNDWKAASTFDLSNRATNPLIDFNMTYDAKSKILTVIIQNKTFTRDLTGIDTSKGYSISIAASTGDNKNDYSARIDSFTYAPKTASVDVKVATASGDVSTTTPVTANIGDTISVFSTKEAAERAVAADPTLDPSLVTVIPASTTNNVYVVDGDQATASNGTVHASSLADASYYSYKVTGDATQAFSVPVSQAFKANVTPIDSVTGDPIPGIDPIQVTTVAGKSVVIQIPGYTPATVTLAAPKAGETVANDAVQVNTGTPVDATTTTTTSDTANPIKHYYTATGTTVDGKTVSVSASAGTNQSVADALNGQPLENDGAAVASGDKTQITTDDYYWAPVGNAAGTDSTDSTTPQDSKSILVPTQSTLDYWIKKATDNQTAADTEKAAAQDIYDKFVASPNITDEQKAAAKSLLDSVNAVYDQLSKTNSDAKASLEDAKNSTDPATIVTDSQAGYAGISGMDTSLSEFKNDVDNMSTTNAATQASMVSFSSWSQDYGTPLKHPEAVFGDGFSTTPVSDDQVAGLFADPDNFYYVDALDSDTSVTPKDVGTYYFKLTEKGRSYIKSLTPDNPNAGLYVSGTVTINPVAAAPTINAASVVYGAEPKITGSLGSDLANTDDPLTQDDFEIIDNATKEVVSSNQLQAGGDYTIQYTTDAQNNLKKDTNYTFGNFGTATLTVTPRDITVTAPTLTKTYGDKDPEFELTGVSSGELVNNDHLSDLGVTLNRDAGENVKAQPYTISADPTSKLNNNYTITVTPGSLTIDKKSVTVTANDVATTYNGSAPATNGYSVPDDALVPGDTSTALGVTLNQITKTDAGTYPDAVTGTATSDNYDVKVTPGKLTIAQATSSVDLGAATMVYGDTFPTFTSTDNVPGTTSTITQADFEIMDTTGNTVGASKVQANGKYTLQLSQTAKNRLISENPNYAITFGTSTLTVKPRPVSVTAKNIDKTYGDADPDLELTDTSTDASTGLVTDDDLGVKLTRESGESVGSYDITMDSSSKLNPNYAVTFTPGTFTIKQADGNVAVTGTSVTYGDSLPSLSVSVNGPDASEQLGADNFEFVDTTTHSVVTADKLPAGSYTVQLTKAAQDTLSKANGNFTLTFGTGTLTVNKRPITVNINDVTTDYDGSAHGANGFSIAAGDKLVDGESSDELGVKLAPISETDIGTYTITGTADSANYAVTVNNGTLKILGNDKDAKGNVTITEKDAAGNVVRIDKQWADGSETIYKNDNGKLTVTDKKGDKTLDQQTFNPAGDPLTLTDDPNTNTIVALDPTTKLPAFAHETTETNEAGDTTTTTDAEGNVVKVVKQWPDGTQTTYTSDPLNNGEQTVTEVKDGQTVDEKTFATDPKTGKPETTATVSNGDDIQTIVNVSEPGAVPTFEHDTTQTSKDDSGTVTATTKDDAGNVVKVVKTWSDGSKTTYTDVNGQRTVTEENGGNQIDEATLGDNDTATLKSGDGVQTIVNTGKSGSAPTFEHDTTVTTKDDAGNTTATTKDADGKVVKVVKQWTDGSQTTYTDENGQQTVTEEKDGKQVDQKKFVTDPTTGITDATETLKTGDGVQTIVKAGESGSAPTFVHETTKTDGDTTTTTDAEGNVVKAVKQWPDGTQTTYTYDPLNDGKQTVTGSKDGQTVDEKTPVADSKPGTTDSTATVSNGDDIQTIVNVSKPGAAPTFEHDTTQTTKDDSGNVVATTKDDAGNVVKVVKQWPGDSQTTYTYNPGTNVQTVTEEKDGKQVDQATLVADPTTKITDKTTLKSGDAAQTIVNPVEPGQMPTFEHDTTDTVTDNDITTATTKDDAGNTVKVVKNWPDGTQTTYKLDPSTGKGDVSEQKNGKTIVDSQEIPADSHKVTITDDDKTSTIVTYDPTTKLATFEHDTTDTTTDDSGIVTTVTKDDAGNVIKVVKTWPKDNSTTTYTYDPTSSKATITEENNGSLTDRQENVSVPSKSTLKSGDGVETIVNTGQPGEMPTFEHDTTVTVTDKLGNVTATTKNVAGDIVKVDQKWKDGSETIYTNDNGKQLVSELRNGKSVAQKPLEQQPVDPDNPDATKLSEVTLPDGAGGTVTVKLDQPDAAPTFTHAPAVFSAGVNAPAKDADKVVKITKKWSDGLKVVYTYDPVSGQRIISELKNGKLIEQRAIEPGAVQAALPDGKGGSTIVKFDKTGTVPTFTRQLAAKVAGRKVTSRKKAVKKVTANKGQNLRKQSAAVKPLVQSETSHRYVNEALAGDTVATGHTQSQQLTKQQLANQQQTELPQTGQKNESFLAQLGAILLALLITPFVRRRSH; this comes from the coding sequence TTGAGACAAAAGGTTGCGAATCAAAATGCAAAAAAGAACTTTATTTTATACAAGGGACATACGGGCTGGAAGATTAAGACCCGTTTATTTGGGACACTGCTAGTTGGTCTTTCTGCAGTAGCCATCGCTGAAAGTACGGGAACGGTTGATGTGCATGCGGCAACGGGGGATGCACCAGTGACGGACACGTCTTCATCACCAGCGCCAGCAACGTCTGGGAGTGCGACTCTTGGTTCTAGCAAAACTGATGGAACGACACCAACACCTACGGCACCGGCGACTACGACGCCCACAGGTACGGCACCAACGAATGCAGCACCAGCAGCGGAATCATATTCTATAAATGCTGAGTCAGGGGATATTCCCGCCGGTGATCCAGCAGCAAGCGCAACTGCTGCTGCCACGACGTCTGCTAAGCAGTATCAAACCTTAACGCCAGACCAATCAATGACGGTTGGCAAGACGGATGGGTCCGGCGTAACACTATCTGGTAGCCAGGTTCAGGACCACTTTACGAATTGGGTCGAAAACCTTAACACATCTGGCGACAACTCCCCTAAAATTTCTGCAGCGAATACGTCGTCACAGGCGGCTGATGCTAAAGGCGTTTGGCAGTTGACAACCGGCCAGCCGCATACTTACATCTCGCCAGATATGCCTGATTTTCCAATGAAAGGTGTTAAAGGCCAGGAAGTTGCTCACGTCGCTTTTGAAAATGAAATTGATTTTAGCCATAATTTTACAATGGACGGTGCTTTAGGGATTGGGACGAAGACCTCAGGTGGAGCTGACGGTATCGGAATTGTTTTCGCACCTGGTGATCCAGAATATGCAACGACAGGTAAGAGCGGTGGTAATTTAGGCTTAGGTGGGTTGAATAATGCCTTTGCCTTCGTTTTCGATGATTTTCATAACAGTGGTAGCGACACGAGTGGCGTAACTGACCCTGGTACAGGGGCATACTTTGGCTGGCGGTCGACGAATGGCAGTGGGGTTATTCAAAATGTTAATGACTCGAATGATTGGAAAGCGGCTAGCACATTTGACTTAAGCAACCGGGCAACCAATCCGCTGATAGATTTCAATATGACTTATGACGCGAAGAGTAAGATATTAACCGTTATTATCCAGAACAAAACGTTCACCCGTGACCTCACTGGCATCGACACTTCCAAAGGTTATTCAATTTCAATTGCGGCTTCAACTGGAGACAATAAGAATGATTACTCCGCCAGAATCGACAGCTTTACCTACGCCCCAAAGACGGCGTCAGTGGATGTCAAAGTGGCTACTGCGTCTGGAGATGTAAGTACCACGACGCCAGTCACTGCAAACATTGGGGATACCATTTCTGTGTTCTCTACGAAGGAAGCAGCGGAGCGGGCAGTGGCCGCAGATCCAACCCTGGATCCTAGCCTGGTTACAGTAATCCCTGCAAGTACGACGAACAATGTTTACGTTGTTGATGGCGACCAAGCCACTGCCAGCAATGGGACGGTTCACGCCTCAAGTCTTGCTGATGCATCGTACTACAGCTACAAGGTGACTGGGGATGCTACCCAAGCTTTTAGTGTACCTGTTAGTCAGGCATTTAAAGCTAACGTCACACCTATTGATTCCGTGACCGGGGACCCAATTCCTGGCATAGATCCTATCCAAGTGACCACGGTTGCCGGAAAATCAGTTGTTATTCAGATTCCAGGTTATACGCCAGCAACTGTTACGTTAGCCGCACCTAAGGCTGGTGAAACAGTCGCCAATGATGCCGTACAAGTTAATACGGGAACACCTGTGGATGCTACGACGACCACAACAACTTCGGATACTGCTAACCCAATTAAACATTACTACACGGCCACTGGCACCACGGTTGACGGGAAAACGGTCAGCGTTTCTGCCAGTGCCGGCACCAACCAGTCCGTTGCTGATGCTCTGAATGGCCAACCTTTGGAAAATGATGGGGCTGCTGTTGCGAGTGGAGATAAGACGCAGATTACCACTGATGACTACTATTGGGCACCAGTCGGCAACGCTGCTGGGACGGATTCCACGGATTCCACAACGCCTCAGGATAGTAAGAGTATCTTGGTTCCAACTCAATCGACGCTAGACTACTGGATTAAAAAGGCAACTGATAATCAAACCGCAGCCGATACTGAAAAGGCTGCAGCGCAGGATATCTATGATAAATTTGTGGCTTCACCCAACATCACGGATGAGCAAAAGGCTGCCGCAAAGAGTTTACTGGATTCCGTGAACGCAGTCTACGATCAACTCTCAAAGACCAATTCAGATGCTAAGGCATCTTTGGAAGATGCAAAGAATTCAACGGATCCTGCAACCATTGTTACAGACAGTCAGGCTGGTTATGCTGGTATCAGTGGCATGGATACGTCACTCAGTGAATTCAAAAACGATGTAGATAACATGTCGACGACTAACGCTGCAACCCAAGCTAGTATGGTGAGCTTTAGTTCTTGGTCCCAGGACTACGGTACGCCATTAAAACATCCTGAAGCTGTCTTTGGTGACGGTTTTAGTACTACTCCGGTCTCTGATGACCAAGTAGCGGGCTTATTTGCCGATCCAGATAACTTCTATTACGTTGATGCACTTGATTCAGATACGTCGGTTACGCCAAAAGATGTGGGTACCTACTACTTCAAGTTAACGGAAAAAGGGCGGAGCTATATTAAGAGCTTAACGCCAGACAACCCGAATGCGGGGCTCTACGTTTCTGGGACGGTCACGATTAACCCCGTAGCTGCGGCACCAACTATTAACGCAGCTAGCGTTGTGTACGGTGCAGAGCCAAAGATCACGGGTAGCTTAGGATCGGATTTAGCAAATACAGACGATCCACTTACTCAGGATGATTTTGAAATTATTGATAATGCTACTAAAGAGGTTGTTTCGAGTAATCAGCTACAAGCTGGTGGTGACTACACGATTCAATACACCACTGATGCACAGAACAATTTGAAGAAAGACACGAATTATACTTTTGGTAATTTTGGCACGGCCACGTTAACCGTGACGCCACGAGACATCACCGTAACCGCACCAACACTTACGAAGACTTATGGTGATAAGGATCCTGAATTTGAGCTTACCGGTGTCTCAAGTGGTGAGCTAGTCAATAATGATCACCTCTCTGATTTGGGTGTGACGCTCAATCGGGATGCTGGTGAAAATGTTAAGGCTCAGCCATATACAATCAGTGCTGACCCTACGTCAAAGCTGAATAATAATTACACCATTACCGTTACACCAGGAAGCCTAACTATCGACAAGAAGTCAGTCACGGTGACAGCTAATGATGTTGCGACTACTTACAATGGTTCTGCGCCCGCAACCAATGGCTACAGTGTGCCCGATGATGCTTTGGTCCCAGGCGATACGTCTACTGCTCTGGGGGTTACGTTGAACCAGATTACTAAGACTGATGCTGGAACGTATCCGGATGCTGTTACAGGGACTGCAACTTCAGACAACTATGACGTTAAAGTTACCCCGGGCAAGTTGACGATTGCGCAAGCAACTAGTTCTGTGGACTTAGGTGCCGCTACCATGGTTTATGGCGATACATTCCCTACGTTCACGTCCACAGACAACGTGCCAGGAACCACTAGTACCATTACTCAAGCTGACTTTGAAATTATGGATACTACTGGTAATACAGTTGGCGCATCCAAAGTACAAGCTAATGGCAAGTACACGCTACAACTGTCCCAGACTGCCAAAAATCGACTGATTTCGGAAAATCCTAACTATGCTATTACGTTTGGGACGAGTACCCTGACTGTAAAACCACGGCCAGTTTCAGTGACAGCGAAAAATATTGATAAGACTTATGGCGATGCAGATCCTGACCTAGAGTTAACCGATACAAGTACTGACGCAAGCACTGGTTTAGTTACTGATGATGATCTCGGCGTAAAGCTTACTCGGGAGTCAGGCGAAAGTGTTGGCTCGTATGATATTACGATGGATTCGTCTTCAAAACTGAACCCGAATTACGCAGTCACCTTTACTCCAGGAACCTTTACGATTAAGCAAGCGGATGGCAACGTGGCTGTAACGGGGACCAGTGTGACTTATGGTGATTCATTACCAAGTCTGTCAGTCTCAGTTAATGGGCCAGATGCTAGTGAACAACTTGGTGCGGACAATTTCGAGTTTGTTGATACAACGACACACTCAGTGGTAACAGCTGATAAATTACCAGCTGGTAGCTACACAGTACAATTAACCAAAGCTGCTCAGGATACTTTGAGCAAGGCCAATGGCAACTTCACACTTACTTTTGGGACAGGTACATTGACCGTGAATAAGCGGCCAATTACGGTGAACATTAATGATGTCACTACTGATTACGACGGCTCGGCACATGGTGCGAATGGCTTTAGCATTGCAGCGGGTGATAAGTTAGTCGATGGCGAATCGAGTGATGAGCTCGGTGTTAAACTGGCCCCAATCTCTGAGACTGATATTGGGACGTACACAATTACCGGGACCGCCGACTCAGCAAACTATGCCGTTACCGTTAACAATGGGACATTGAAGATTTTGGGCAATGATAAGGATGCCAAAGGTAATGTGACAATTACTGAAAAAGATGCAGCTGGTAACGTGGTTCGGATTGATAAGCAGTGGGCTGATGGCAGCGAAACAATTTACAAGAATGACAATGGTAAGCTGACAGTAACGGATAAAAAGGGCGACAAAACGCTTGACCAGCAGACGTTTAACCCTGCTGGTGATCCGCTTACGCTGACTGACGACCCGAATACGAACACTATCGTTGCCCTTGATCCTACGACCAAACTGCCAGCGTTTGCGCATGAGACAACGGAAACAAATGAGGCTGGTGATACCACCACGACGACGGACGCTGAAGGCAACGTTGTTAAAGTCGTTAAGCAGTGGCCCGATGGTACCCAAACGACGTACACGTCTGATCCTTTGAATAATGGAGAGCAGACGGTTACGGAAGTGAAAGATGGCCAGACGGTTGACGAAAAGACATTTGCTACCGACCCTAAGACCGGGAAGCCTGAAACAACTGCAACTGTGTCGAATGGTGATGACATTCAAACCATCGTTAACGTAAGCGAACCAGGGGCAGTACCAACGTTTGAACATGATACGACGCAGACATCGAAAGATGATTCTGGAACCGTTACTGCTACAACGAAAGACGATGCTGGTAATGTCGTCAAGGTCGTTAAGACGTGGTCTGATGGTAGCAAAACGACGTACACGGATGTTAATGGTCAACGGACGGTAACTGAAGAAAACGGTGGCAATCAGATTGACGAGGCAACGCTCGGAGACAATGATACGGCAACGTTGAAGAGTGGTGATGGCGTTCAAACCATCGTTAACACTGGCAAATCAGGTTCAGCACCAACGTTTGAACATGATACGACCGTGACGACAAAAGATGATGCTGGAAACACTACTGCTACAACGAAAGACGCCGATGGTAAAGTTGTTAAAGTGGTTAAGCAGTGGACCGATGGTAGCCAAACGACGTACACGGATGAAAATGGTCAACAGACAGTAACTGAAGAAAAAGATGGTAAGCAGGTTGACCAAAAGAAGTTCGTTACCGATCCTACGACCGGAATCACTGATGCGACGGAAACGTTGAAGACTGGTGACGGTGTTCAAACCATCGTTAAAGCTGGTGAATCAGGTTCAGCACCAACGTTTGTGCATGAAACAACAAAGACGGATGGTGATACCACCACAACGACGGACGCTGAAGGCAACGTTGTTAAAGCAGTTAAGCAGTGGCCCGATGGTACCCAAACGACGTACACGTATGATCCTTTGAATGATGGAAAGCAGACGGTTACGGGTAGCAAAGATGGCCAGACGGTTGACGAAAAGACACCTGTTGCTGATTCTAAGCCTGGAACCACTGATTCAACGGCAACTGTGTCGAATGGTGATGACATTCAAACCATCGTTAACGTAAGTAAACCAGGCGCAGCACCAACGTTTGAACACGATACGACCCAGACGACGAAAGATGATTCTGGTAATGTTGTTGCTACAACGAAGGACGATGCTGGTAATGTCGTCAAAGTCGTTAAGCAGTGGCCAGGCGATAGCCAAACGACGTACACGTATAATCCAGGCACTAATGTCCAGACAGTAACTGAAGAAAAAGATGGTAAGCAGGTTGACCAAGCGACACTCGTTGCCGATCCTACGACCAAAATCACTGATAAGACAACGTTGAAGAGTGGTGATGCTGCTCAAACCATTGTTAACCCTGTCGAACCAGGTCAGATGCCAACGTTTGAACACGATACGACGGACACGGTGACTGATAATGATATCACTACTGCTACAACGAAGGACGATGCTGGTAATACTGTCAAAGTCGTTAAGAATTGGCCCGATGGTACCCAAACCACGTACAAGCTTGATCCATCCACAGGAAAAGGTGATGTGAGTGAACAAAAGAACGGGAAAACGATCGTCGACTCACAGGAGATTCCCGCTGATTCTCATAAGGTAACTATTACTGATGATGATAAGACGAGCACTATCGTTACCTATGATCCTACGACCAAACTGGCAACGTTTGAACATGACACGACGGATACAACGACAGATGATTCTGGAATCGTTACTACTGTGACAAAGGACGATGCTGGCAACGTCATCAAGGTCGTTAAGACGTGGCCAAAGGATAATAGTACAACGACGTACACGTATGATCCAACCAGTAGTAAAGCGACGATAACTGAGGAAAACAACGGGAGTCTGACCGATCGGCAGGAAAATGTCTCTGTTCCTTCGAAGTCCACACTGAAGAGTGGCGATGGCGTTGAAACCATCGTTAACACCGGGCAACCAGGCGAGATGCCAACGTTTGAGCATGATACGACGGTGACCGTGACTGATAAACTTGGCAACGTTACTGCCACGACGAAAAATGTTGCTGGTGATATCGTCAAAGTAGACCAGAAGTGGAAAGATGGTAGCGAGACAATCTACACCAATGACAATGGCAAACAGCTGGTAAGTGAGCTGAGAAACGGGAAGTCTGTTGCTCAGAAGCCACTTGAGCAGCAACCTGTTGATCCCGACAATCCCGATGCCACTAAACTTTCGGAAGTGACACTGCCAGATGGTGCCGGTGGTACAGTAACTGTCAAACTTGATCAACCCGATGCAGCGCCAACGTTTACGCATGCGCCAGCAGTCTTCAGTGCGGGCGTTAATGCACCAGCTAAGGACGCCGATAAGGTCGTGAAGATTACCAAGAAGTGGTCTGATGGGCTTAAGGTAGTTTATACGTATGATCCAGTAAGCGGCCAACGGATTATTAGTGAACTGAAGAATGGTAAACTCATTGAGCAACGCGCGATTGAACCGGGTGCTGTACAGGCAGCTCTGCCTGACGGTAAGGGTGGTTCGACCATCGTTAAGTTTGATAAGACTGGCACGGTTCCAACCTTCACGCGTCAACTTGCTGCTAAAGTAGCTGGTCGCAAGGTAACTTCGCGGAAGAAAGCAGTGAAGAAAGTCACTGCGAACAAGGGTCAGAACCTGCGTAAGCAATCGGCTGCTGTGAAGCCACTGGTTCAAAGTGAAACGAGTCATCGTTACGTCAATGAAGCATTGGCCGGTGATACTGTTGCAACTGGACATACTCAGTCTCAACAGCTGACAAAGCAACAACTGGCAAATCAACAGCAAACAGAGTTGCCACAAACGGGTCAGAAGAATGAGAGTTTCTTGGCCCAATTAGGCGCAATCTTATTGGCACTGTTGATCACACCATTTGTTCGTCGGCGCTCACATTAA
- a CDS encoding AAA family ATPase, producing MTTSEKQREHISVRGGNVHNLKNIDVDVPLNQFVAISGPSGSGKSSLAMGILYAEGSRRYLEALSTYTRRRIGQSKRSQVQEVRHIPSAIALRQRPGVPSERSTVGSMSELFNVVRLIFSRLGSMVCPNGHRIAPSLKVAQAMDLPGGADSKMGIVTCPECGVEFMARSAEDFAFNSGGSCPECHGTGTVQTLDEDKLIGDENLSLAEGVVASWHLPGRNFMPTVAETLGVRIDVPYKDLTDREKDIVLNGAKKQYPVDFRTSTGRVFHTDNTLYENAHEAVYDSLKTVKSERAIKKVNEFFHFSVCPTCHGTRLNPELLTQLVGGKNIAEVSDLTLGSLAGWQAAAQSELPTEMKAMADVLFKNLTDTLRPLLELGLDYLTLSRNGNTLSTGELQRLQLAKTIRTETTGVLYVLDEPSIGLHPDNVKGLIRIFRELIAQGNSLVVVDHEVDIIAAADWVIEIGPGSGDAGGQIIAEGTPQDLVGNSQSLIGPYISGQAQIMHDKVPASRKASELTTQFEVQNYFNLHDVAVAIPGNEITAITGFSGAGKTSLILDSLVPAIQAANSKAALPKQVTTLKTHLKDVVSVDAKPIGKNARSTVATYTTIMDNLRRMFANLPEAKAKKFGLAYFSYNNKQGACEQCGGLGTITLDIQYLPDMEEVCPYCHGARYKDEIQQIRWHGYSIVDLLNLSVREALAIFETVPKIEKQLQLLDEMGLGYLHLGESTPSLSGGEAQRLKLMSHLNKRQSKTLFIFDEPSVGLHPQDVQTLLGVINSLKAKGATIIIITHDLDLMTNADYLIDLGPKGGQAGGRLMASGEPQQLIKTDKSLTLDYLKAHFEKFHLVD from the coding sequence ATGACAACGAGTGAAAAACAACGTGAACATATTAGTGTACGTGGTGGCAACGTCCATAATTTAAAAAATATTGACGTGGACGTTCCGTTGAATCAGTTTGTGGCAATTTCAGGTCCCTCGGGCTCTGGAAAAAGTTCGTTGGCCATGGGAATTTTATATGCGGAAGGGTCGCGGCGGTACTTAGAGGCGCTGTCTACCTATACCAGACGGCGAATCGGGCAAAGCAAGCGGTCACAGGTCCAGGAAGTTCGGCACATTCCATCCGCGATCGCTCTACGGCAACGACCGGGAGTCCCTTCCGAACGCTCAACGGTGGGATCGATGAGTGAGCTGTTCAACGTCGTGCGCCTCATCTTCTCGCGCCTCGGCTCGATGGTGTGTCCCAACGGCCATCGGATTGCGCCTAGTTTGAAAGTTGCCCAGGCCATGGATCTACCGGGTGGCGCAGACAGCAAGATGGGAATTGTGACCTGTCCGGAGTGTGGGGTCGAATTCATGGCGCGATCTGCCGAAGACTTTGCCTTCAACTCCGGCGGTTCCTGCCCAGAATGTCACGGGACGGGGACGGTTCAGACCTTAGACGAGGATAAACTGATCGGTGATGAGAACCTCAGTCTGGCCGAAGGGGTCGTGGCTTCATGGCATCTACCCGGCCGAAACTTTATGCCGACGGTGGCGGAAACGCTGGGTGTACGCATCGACGTGCCCTACAAGGACCTCACCGACCGGGAGAAGGATATTGTCCTCAACGGTGCCAAGAAGCAGTATCCCGTGGACTTTCGGACCTCGACCGGTCGGGTCTTCCATACCGACAACACGCTGTATGAGAACGCTCACGAAGCGGTCTACGATTCCCTGAAGACGGTGAAGAGTGAGCGAGCCATCAAGAAGGTCAATGAATTTTTCCACTTCTCTGTGTGCCCGACCTGTCACGGAACCCGTTTGAATCCAGAACTCTTGACGCAATTAGTTGGGGGTAAAAATATTGCAGAAGTTTCTGACCTGACCCTGGGATCGTTAGCCGGGTGGCAAGCTGCAGCGCAAAGTGAGTTACCTACTGAGATGAAGGCCATGGCTGACGTACTCTTCAAAAATCTGACGGATACATTGCGGCCCTTGCTGGAGCTGGGGCTAGATTACCTGACCTTATCGCGGAATGGAAACACGTTGTCGACCGGAGAACTTCAACGGCTTCAACTAGCCAAGACCATTCGGACGGAGACGACGGGCGTCCTGTACGTGCTGGATGAACCCTCCATTGGGTTACATCCCGATAACGTTAAGGGACTCATTCGGATCTTTCGGGAATTGATTGCCCAGGGAAATTCTTTGGTGGTGGTCGATCATGAAGTGGACATCATTGCGGCAGCTGACTGGGTGATTGAGATTGGCCCTGGGTCAGGGGATGCCGGCGGTCAAATCATTGCCGAAGGAACGCCCCAAGACCTAGTGGGGAATTCTCAGTCACTGATTGGGCCTTACATTTCGGGACAAGCCCAAATTATGCATGACAAGGTACCCGCTAGTCGGAAGGCCAGCGAGCTCACCACGCAGTTTGAGGTGCAGAATTACTTTAATCTACACGATGTAGCCGTGGCCATTCCGGGCAACGAGATTACTGCTATCACCGGGTTCTCTGGTGCCGGTAAGACGAGTTTGATTTTGGACAGCTTAGTCCCAGCCATTCAGGCGGCAAACAGCAAGGCTGCTCTGCCTAAGCAGGTAACGACCTTGAAGACTCATTTGAAGGACGTGGTGTCCGTGGATGCCAAGCCGATTGGGAAGAATGCCCGTTCGACGGTGGCCACCTATACCACCATCATGGATAATTTGCGACGAATGTTTGCCAATTTACCAGAAGCCAAGGCCAAGAAGTTTGGCCTCGCTTACTTCTCGTACAATAACAAGCAGGGGGCCTGTGAACAGTGTGGCGGACTGGGTACCATTACCCTGGATATTCAATACTTGCCAGACATGGAAGAGGTCTGCCCTTACTGCCACGGCGCCCGGTACAAGGATGAGATTCAACAGATTCGGTGGCACGGTTACAGTATTGTCGACCTGTTGAACTTATCAGTCCGTGAGGCGTTAGCCATCTTTGAAACGGTGCCTAAGATTGAGAAGCAGCTTCAGTTGCTGGATGAAATGGGGCTGGGCTACCTGCACTTAGGTGAAAGCACGCCGAGTCTGTCCGGTGGGGAGGCCCAACGGCTAAAGCTCATGAGTCATTTGAACAAACGCCAAAGTAAGACGCTATTTATCTTTGACGAACCGTCCGTCGGTCTACATCCCCAAGACGTGCAAACGCTACTGGGTGTGATCAACAGCCTGAAGGCCAAGGGAGCTACGATTATCATCATCACGCATGACCTTGACCTGATGACCAACGCCGATTACCTGATTGATCTCGGCCCCAAGGGTGGGCAAGCTGGTGGCCGATTGATGGCTAGCGGTGAGCCACAACAGTTGATCAAGACGGACAAGAGTCTGACGCTGGATTATTTGAAGGCCCATTTTGAAAAATTCCATTTAGTTGATTAA
- a CDS encoding MarR family winged helix-turn-helix transcriptional regulator, with protein MPNINKQKNAAGKLIEFGMVSHTADEVARRYHAEQDKRPLRFQGQGKILLTLAQADGLSQKELATRLNLTVQSTAEFVNKLVKKQLVTKEKSTTDRRKTIIRLTDLGRETAATETAQVPAYLDSLTDTELDQLTTILTKINHNLYDEIDSITPDQSGKFQQVVADRLRDWFL; from the coding sequence ATGCCTAATATAAATAAACAAAAAAACGCGGCTGGAAAACTGATTGAATTTGGTATGGTCAGCCACACCGCCGACGAAGTGGCCCGCCGCTACCACGCGGAACAGGATAAGCGCCCCCTGCGGTTTCAGGGACAGGGCAAGATTCTCCTAACGCTCGCTCAAGCCGATGGCCTCTCACAAAAGGAACTTGCCACCCGCCTAAATCTAACGGTGCAGTCCACAGCGGAGTTTGTTAACAAACTGGTAAAAAAACAGCTCGTCACCAAGGAGAAGTCAACGACTGATCGGCGCAAGACCATCATTCGCCTGACTGATTTGGGCCGAGAAACGGCAGCCACCGAAACGGCGCAGGTGCCGGCCTATCTGGATTCACTGACGGATACGGAACTCGACCAACTCACCACCATCCTGACGAAAATCAACCACAACCTTTACGACGAAATCGATTCGATTACCCCCGACCAATCTGGTAAATTCCAGCAGGTCGTGGCGGACCGATTGCGCGACTGGTTTTTGTAA